In one Pseudomonas sp. SCA2728.1_7 genomic region, the following are encoded:
- a CDS encoding aldehyde dehydrogenase, protein MADLLSQEQYRELAAKLEFRNQAFINGQFCASRSGKTFTTTNPATEQVLTEIAACNAEDVDAAVAAAKEAFADARWHSLAPSARKSVLLRFAQLLEDNAHELAVLESLDSGKPIRECQNIDVPETIHTLRWHAELIDKIYDATAPVGSGAVTMVVREPIGVVGLVLPWNFPLLMLAWKIGPSLAAGCSIVVKPAKETTLSTLRVAELAHQAGIPAGVFNVVPGGGKEAGEPLGRHPDVAMVSFTGSTDTGRLFLKYSSESNLKRIVLECGGKNPAVVMNDVEDIDVVAQHVVNGAFWNMGENCSASSRLIVHADVKEELLQRVQVHLGDWKMGDPLDPENRLGSMISKAHFDKVRSYLDVARDENLSVLVGGNTRDDIFVEPTIVDGVSRDSRLFQEEIFGPVLSVTTFQSVDEAIVLANDTAYGLAASAYTGNLRHALKLSRGIRAGIVTVNCFGEGDASTPFGGYKESGFGGRDKSIWAHDQYTEIKTIWIDAS, encoded by the coding sequence ATGGCAGACCTGCTGAGTCAAGAGCAATACCGTGAACTGGCTGCGAAGCTCGAGTTTCGCAATCAAGCCTTTATCAACGGCCAGTTTTGCGCCTCCAGATCGGGCAAGACATTCACCACGACCAACCCGGCCACCGAACAGGTATTGACCGAGATTGCCGCGTGCAATGCCGAGGACGTCGATGCCGCCGTTGCAGCGGCCAAGGAAGCCTTCGCCGACGCACGCTGGCATTCACTGGCGCCGTCCGCACGAAAATCGGTATTGCTGCGCTTTGCCCAGTTGCTGGAAGACAACGCCCACGAACTGGCGGTGCTCGAAAGTCTGGACAGTGGCAAGCCGATTCGTGAATGTCAGAACATCGACGTACCCGAAACGATTCATACGTTGCGTTGGCACGCTGAGCTGATCGACAAGATTTACGACGCCACGGCCCCCGTCGGCTCGGGTGCGGTGACCATGGTGGTGCGCGAACCGATCGGGGTTGTCGGCCTGGTGTTGCCGTGGAATTTCCCGCTGCTGATGCTCGCCTGGAAAATCGGTCCGTCGCTGGCCGCCGGCTGTTCAATCGTGGTCAAACCGGCCAAGGAAACTACGCTGAGCACTTTACGCGTCGCCGAACTGGCGCATCAGGCGGGGATTCCCGCCGGCGTGTTCAACGTCGTGCCCGGGGGAGGCAAGGAGGCGGGCGAGCCACTGGGGCGTCACCCGGATGTGGCCATGGTCAGCTTCACTGGTTCAACCGATACCGGGCGGCTGTTTCTCAAATACTCCAGCGAATCGAACCTGAAACGCATCGTGCTGGAATGTGGCGGCAAGAACCCTGCTGTGGTGATGAATGATGTCGAAGACATCGACGTTGTCGCCCAGCATGTGGTGAATGGCGCGTTCTGGAACATGGGTGAAAACTGTTCGGCCTCATCAAGGCTGATCGTCCACGCCGACGTCAAGGAAGAACTGTTGCAGCGTGTGCAGGTTCATTTGGGTGACTGGAAAATGGGCGATCCATTGGACCCTGAAAATCGCTTGGGCTCGATGATCAGCAAGGCGCATTTCGACAAGGTGCGCTCCTACCTTGATGTGGCCCGCGACGAAAACCTCAGCGTGTTGGTGGGCGGAAACACCCGCGACGACATCTTCGTCGAACCCACCATCGTTGATGGCGTGAGCCGCGATAGCCGCCTGTTCCAGGAAGAAATCTTCGGCCCGGTGCTAAGCGTCACCACCTTCCAGAGCGTTGACGAAGCCATTGTGCTGGCCAACGACACGGCCTACGGCCTGGCGGCGTCGGCTTACACCGGCAACCTGCGCCATGCCCTGAAACTCTCACGCGGCATCCGTGCCGGGATTGTCACGGTGAACTGCTTCGGCGAGGGCGACGCCTCTACGCCATTCGGCGGCTACAAGGAATCAGGGTTCGGCGGGCGCGACAAGTCGATCTGGGCGCACGACCAGTACACTGAAATCAAAACCATCTGGATTGATGCTTCCTGA
- a CDS encoding alkene reductase: MTRRLFQPLALGPYTLAHRVAMAPLTRSRAGQPGDVPTPMNAEYYRQRASAALIITEATQISRQAQGYAWTPGIYSPEQVRAWRDVSAAVHEAGGLIFMQLWHVGRVSHPSFQPDAGLPVAPSALPVPGKTFIVDENGNGVWGDVPVPRALETAEIAGIVEDYRVAARNALQAGMDGVEIHAGNGYLLDQFLNSNSNQRDDAYGGSVANRARFLLEVVAAVAEEVGAERVGVRLTPMGRFMGMGDDTPEATFGHLVEALNQWNLAYLHLVEPAMVGTVKDENFDPRWDAIIAQLRKTWNGVLILAGGYDAQSAEQALIADRADIIAFGRPFLANPDLPRRLHDGLTLNVPDPGSFFGGDQRGYIDYPFHA; this comes from the coding sequence ATGACTCGTCGTCTGTTCCAACCCCTCGCACTCGGTCCTTACACCCTTGCCCATCGCGTGGCGATGGCGCCGTTAACGCGCTCACGCGCCGGCCAACCGGGCGATGTGCCAACACCGATGAACGCCGAGTACTACCGCCAACGGGCCAGTGCCGCGCTGATCATCACCGAGGCCACACAAATCTCCCGGCAGGCTCAGGGTTACGCCTGGACGCCGGGCATCTACAGCCCCGAGCAGGTCAGGGCGTGGCGTGACGTCAGCGCGGCGGTGCATGAGGCCGGCGGGTTGATCTTCATGCAACTGTGGCACGTCGGCCGGGTGTCCCACCCCAGCTTTCAACCCGATGCCGGCCTGCCCGTTGCGCCCAGCGCACTGCCCGTGCCTGGCAAGACGTTTATCGTCGATGAAAACGGTAACGGCGTCTGGGGAGACGTGCCGGTGCCGCGTGCGCTGGAAACCGCGGAAATCGCCGGCATCGTCGAGGACTACCGCGTGGCCGCGCGCAACGCATTGCAGGCGGGCATGGACGGTGTAGAGATTCATGCTGGCAACGGTTACCTGCTCGACCAGTTTCTTAACAGCAACAGCAACCAGCGTGACGACGCCTATGGCGGCAGTGTGGCGAACCGCGCGCGGTTTCTGCTGGAAGTGGTCGCAGCCGTCGCCGAGGAAGTCGGCGCCGAGCGCGTCGGCGTGCGCCTGACGCCGATGGGGCGCTTCATGGGCATGGGCGATGACACCCCGGAGGCGACCTTCGGCCACTTGGTCGAGGCGCTCAACCAATGGAACCTGGCCTATCTGCACCTGGTCGAGCCGGCGATGGTCGGCACAGTCAAAGACGAGAACTTCGACCCGCGCTGGGACGCGATCATTGCCCAGTTGCGCAAGACGTGGAACGGCGTGCTGATCCTGGCGGGCGGCTACGATGCGCAATCTGCCGAACAGGCGCTGATTGCCGATCGTGCCGACATCATCGCGTTTGGCCGGCCGTTCCTGGCCAACCCTGACTTGCCGCGTAGGCTGCACGATGGTCTGACACTCAACGTGCCAGACCCAGGCAGCTTTTTCGGTGGGGATCAGCGTGGCTACATCGATTATCCATTTCACGCCTGA
- a CDS encoding FAD-binding oxidoreductase, with translation MKVSSLPADDDSCGWFHLSKPRSPEPAHRGHRSARWVIIGAGFTGLACARQLALNFPDDEVVLIEAQEVGLGPSGRNAGFAIDLPHDIGAEDYIGDIALARTSLKLNLAGQSILRELVDQYRIDCQMKACGKYQAAVENRGIAVLDAYRRGLEKLDQPFQMINADELPEHLGTRFYRQALFTPGAVLLQPSGLVKGLADHLPSNVTLYERTPILEVEYGAKTILKHAHGSITADKLILANNSFGMRFGFLQGRMLPIYTYASITRPLTEEEQARLGGKPFWGAIPADPFGTTVRRTPDNRLLIRNSFTFNPDGRSNTKYNERFVRRHKASFDQRFPMLPEVTFDYTWGGALAMSRNHNGFFGELAPNVYGALGCNGLGVTRGTVTGKLLADWLAGQRDPLIDFLLQAPGPNSNPPEPFLSLGVNMNLKWGQYRAGRES, from the coding sequence ATGAAAGTCAGTTCATTACCCGCCGATGATGATAGTTGTGGCTGGTTTCATTTGAGCAAGCCACGCAGTCCCGAGCCGGCTCACCGCGGGCACCGTTCAGCCCGCTGGGTGATCATCGGTGCCGGCTTCACGGGACTGGCGTGCGCGCGGCAACTGGCGTTGAATTTTCCCGACGACGAAGTGGTGCTGATCGAAGCGCAGGAAGTCGGACTGGGGCCCTCGGGGCGTAATGCCGGGTTCGCCATTGATCTGCCCCATGACATTGGCGCTGAGGATTACATCGGTGACATCGCGCTGGCCCGCACCAGTTTGAAACTCAATCTGGCCGGCCAATCGATACTTCGCGAGCTGGTCGATCAATACCGCATCGACTGCCAGATGAAAGCCTGCGGCAAATATCAGGCGGCGGTGGAGAACCGTGGTATCGCCGTACTCGATGCCTATCGCCGGGGCCTGGAAAAACTCGATCAGCCTTTTCAAATGATTAATGCCGATGAGTTGCCCGAACATCTGGGCACACGGTTTTATCGCCAGGCATTGTTCACCCCGGGGGCGGTGCTACTGCAACCGTCCGGGCTGGTGAAAGGCCTCGCCGACCATCTGCCATCGAACGTCACGCTGTATGAGCGCACCCCGATTCTGGAAGTGGAATACGGCGCCAAGACGATCCTCAAACACGCTCACGGCAGCATCACCGCCGACAAGCTGATTCTGGCGAACAACTCGTTCGGCATGCGTTTCGGTTTCCTGCAGGGGCGCATGTTGCCGATCTACACCTACGCGAGCATCACCCGGCCGCTGACCGAAGAGGAGCAGGCGCGCCTGGGCGGCAAACCGTTCTGGGGCGCCATTCCAGCGGATCCGTTCGGCACCACGGTGCGCCGCACCCCGGATAACCGCCTGCTGATCCGCAACAGTTTTACCTTCAACCCGGATGGTCGTAGCAACACCAAATACAACGAGCGTTTCGTGCGCCGGCACAAGGCTTCATTCGATCAGCGTTTTCCGATGTTGCCGGAGGTGACGTTCGACTACACCTGGGGCGGCGCATTGGCCATGTCGCGCAACCACAACGGCTTCTTCGGTGAACTGGCGCCCAACGTTTATGGCGCGCTGGGCTGCAACGGTCTGGGCGTCACGCGCGGAACCGTCACCGGCAAGTTGCTCGCTGACTGGCTGGCGGGACAGCGTGACCCGCTGATTGATTTCTTGTTGCAGGCGCCAGGTCCCAACAGCAACCCGCCAGAACCGTTCCTTTCGCTTGGGGTGAACATGAACCTCAAGTGGGGGCAGTACCGCGCCGGGAGAGAAAGCTGA
- a CDS encoding DMT family transporter — protein sequence MPRPTATQTVPPPYSRYLAVIILLCMGCAFAGNHVAARVAFDDGAGVLLAILMRSGGTLLVLAILVLWQRQSPRLPAGAWRWQLLLGLLITAQSLCLYSAVARVPVALALLVANVFPILLALLTWALGGPRPSARTATLMGLILLGLVFVLDVPGRLSTTTDVSAQWLTGVALAFCAASVFACALWITDHKLSQVRGSVRSLLTIFIVFSSVNLAGLTGALPGGLNLPATSTGWLALATLVVLYGTGFIVLFISVPRLDMPRNAPVMNIEPLATLLMGWIVLDQMLSTGQIFGGVIVVMGIVLLTYRKSVVKAEVKASA from the coding sequence ATGCCTCGCCCTACCGCTACGCAAACCGTACCGCCGCCCTACTCCCGTTATCTGGCTGTGATCATTCTGTTGTGCATGGGCTGTGCGTTTGCCGGCAATCATGTGGCGGCGCGAGTCGCCTTTGATGATGGTGCGGGTGTGCTGCTGGCGATTTTGATGCGTTCCGGCGGGACCTTGCTGGTGCTCGCCATCCTGGTGCTGTGGCAAAGACAAAGCCCGCGCTTGCCGGCGGGTGCCTGGCGCTGGCAACTGTTGCTGGGGTTGCTGATCACAGCGCAGAGTCTGTGTCTGTATTCCGCTGTCGCGCGGGTGCCGGTGGCGCTGGCCCTGCTGGTGGCGAACGTATTCCCAATTCTGCTGGCATTGCTCACCTGGGCGCTGGGTGGCCCGCGACCGAGCGCCCGCACCGCGACATTGATGGGTCTGATTCTCTTGGGCCTGGTGTTTGTGCTGGATGTCCCCGGGCGGCTCTCGACCACGACAGACGTCAGTGCGCAATGGCTGACGGGCGTTGCGCTCGCATTCTGCGCCGCCAGCGTGTTCGCCTGCGCGCTGTGGATCACCGACCACAAACTGTCTCAGGTACGTGGCTCGGTGCGCAGTCTGCTGACCATTTTCATCGTGTTCAGCAGCGTCAACCTGGCAGGGCTGACGGGTGCCCTTCCCGGCGGATTGAACCTGCCCGCCACCTCGACCGGATGGCTGGCCCTCGCCACTCTGGTGGTGCTGTATGGCACGGGTTTTATCGTCCTGTTCATTTCGGTGCCTCGACTCGACATGCCACGCAATGCGCCGGTCATGAACATCGAGCCATTGGCAACGCTGTTGATGGGCTGGATTGTGCTGGATCAGATGCTCAGTACAGGACAGATCTTCGGCGGAGTGATTGTGGTCATGGGCATCGTTTTGCTGACTTATCGCAAATCAGTGGTCAAGGCTGAGGTTAAAGCCAGTGCGTGA
- a CDS encoding helix-turn-helix domain-containing protein, with protein sequence METFQSPLKQQNIGFRPSTVMSGHERVVRVAFILLDHFSLTSLSTAMDALATGNMINGETIYQVSTYSLQGGLVESDIGVSLASQRLVAEGFSHDAVIVVGGQRVRLATQPVLRRVLKKSSGKGIVAGCWNAAFYLADAGLLDAQEFACHSDSCGLMNEYFPQLNVSTREFICAERRATCANAHSALDMTLAIMQELGARNDAALVDEIKRVHQSGHLQPKTADSLRCSAIPKPLNIALDLMEKNIEEPLEIDAIASQVGVSRRQLERRFARYLNAAPNRYYLELRLTRARQLIVQSDRSLTDVALATGFVSYPHFYKRFKDLFGLPPMTFRDYYYANDYASSGRYAVAANF encoded by the coding sequence ATGGAAACTTTCCAGAGTCCGTTGAAGCAACAGAACATCGGCTTTCGCCCATCCACCGTGATGTCGGGTCATGAACGTGTGGTGCGGGTGGCGTTTATCCTGCTCGATCATTTTTCGTTGACGTCCCTTTCAACGGCGATGGATGCCTTGGCCACTGGAAACATGATCAATGGCGAAACGATTTACCAGGTGTCGACCTACTCACTGCAGGGCGGGCTGGTTGAAAGTGATATCGGCGTGTCGCTAGCCTCGCAAAGACTGGTGGCGGAAGGCTTCAGTCATGATGCAGTGATTGTGGTCGGAGGCCAGCGTGTGAGGCTTGCCACACAGCCAGTGCTGCGCCGAGTGCTCAAGAAGTCCTCGGGCAAAGGGATCGTTGCCGGTTGCTGGAATGCCGCGTTTTATCTCGCCGATGCCGGTTTGCTCGATGCTCAGGAGTTCGCCTGCCACAGCGACAGCTGCGGACTGATGAATGAATATTTCCCGCAGTTGAACGTTTCGACTCGCGAGTTTATTTGCGCAGAGCGCCGAGCCACTTGCGCCAACGCTCATTCGGCGCTGGATATGACCCTGGCAATCATGCAGGAACTGGGCGCGCGCAACGATGCGGCACTGGTCGATGAAATAAAACGGGTTCACCAGTCTGGACATCTTCAACCGAAGACTGCCGACAGTCTCCGCTGTTCAGCGATTCCCAAGCCTTTGAACATCGCGCTCGACCTGATGGAAAAAAACATTGAGGAACCGTTGGAAATCGATGCAATCGCCAGCCAGGTCGGCGTGTCACGCCGGCAACTGGAAAGAAGGTTTGCCCGCTATCTCAATGCCGCACCGAATCGCTACTACCTGGAATTGCGTTTGACCCGGGCCCGGCAACTGATTGTGCAAAGTGATCGTTCGTTGACCGATGTGGCTCTGGCCACCGGGTTTGTCAGCTATCCGCACTTCTATAAACGCTTCAAGGACCTGTTCGGCTTACCGCCCATGACCTTCAGGGATTATTACTACGCCAACGACTATGCCAGTAGCGGCCGTTATGCCGTGGCGGCGAATTTTTAA
- a CDS encoding dihydrodipicolinate synthase family protein, producing MNFDGIFTPAITPLSADGQIDYSAFADVLEYLIESKVHGIVIGGSTGEYYAHTAEERVAVAERAKEVIRGRLPLVIGTGGIRTEDSVYFAEKAKSLKADAILVGSPPYALPTQKEIAAHVLAVDKAAGLPIMLYNYPSRMGVTMGDEFFEAIAGCKNIAAIKESSGEMSRLHRLAHAHPSIQLSCGWDDQALEYFAWGARSWVCAGSNFIPREHIALYQACVLEKNFDKGRRIMSAMLPLMDFLESGKFVQSIKHGSELSGLRAGGVRAPLQALEPSEKQALEGVIKTLQQNVARIVEEA from the coding sequence ATGAACTTTGACGGAATTTTTACCCCTGCCATTACCCCGTTGTCCGCTGATGGCCAGATCGACTATTCGGCGTTCGCCGACGTGCTCGAATATCTGATCGAGTCCAAGGTTCACGGCATCGTTATTGGCGGCTCCACCGGCGAGTATTACGCACACACCGCCGAGGAGCGCGTGGCCGTGGCCGAGCGAGCCAAAGAGGTGATCCGCGGACGCTTGCCTCTGGTCATCGGCACCGGCGGCATTCGTACCGAAGACTCGGTGTACTTCGCCGAAAAGGCCAAATCCCTGAAAGCGGACGCGATTCTGGTCGGTTCGCCACCGTATGCGTTGCCGACGCAAAAGGAAATTGCCGCCCATGTGCTCGCCGTGGACAAGGCCGCCGGGCTGCCGATCATGCTTTACAACTATCCGTCGCGAATGGGCGTGACGATGGGCGACGAATTTTTTGAAGCGATTGCTGGCTGCAAGAACATCGCCGCGATCAAGGAAAGTTCGGGCGAGATGAGTCGCCTGCACCGTCTGGCTCACGCTCATCCGTCGATCCAGTTGTCCTGTGGCTGGGATGATCAGGCCCTGGAGTATTTCGCCTGGGGCGCGCGCAGCTGGGTTTGCGCCGGCTCGAACTTCATCCCGCGCGAACACATCGCGCTTTACCAAGCCTGCGTGCTGGAAAAGAACTTCGATAAAGGCCGGCGGATCATGTCGGCGATGCTGCCGTTGATGGATTTCCTCGAGAGCGGCAAGTTCGTGCAGTCGATCAAACATGGCAGCGAACTCAGCGGCCTGCGTGCCGGCGGTGTGCGGGCGCCACTGCAAGCGCTGGAGCCTTCAGAGAAGCAAGCGCTGGAAGGCGTGATCAAAACCCTTCAGCAAAACGTCGCGCGTATCGTCGAGGAGGCTTGA
- a CDS encoding ZIP family metal transporter, producing MPEPLTSSAAPARSWFARFSGSGWGGRVFWSILIGVTIFLLISGYGAFVGANKQNLHFAFIGGMTGFAATAIGAVVAIALRDIAARTQDIMLGFAAGMMLAASSFSLILPGIEAAQALCDNQLLAACVVVAGLGLGVALMVGLDRFVPHEHEKSGRRGPAAQRINRVWLFVLAITLHNLPEGMAIGVSFANGDMKVGLPLTTAIAIQDIPEGLAVALALRVTGISALRAALIAVGSGLMEPIGAVVGLGISSSFALGYPIALGLAAGAMIFVVSHEVIPETHRNGHETPATLGLMLGFGVMMFLDTALG from the coding sequence ATGCCCGAGCCGTTGACCTCATCAGCCGCACCCGCTCGCTCCTGGTTCGCCCGATTCTCAGGCTCCGGGTGGGGCGGGCGCGTCTTCTGGTCAATTCTGATCGGGGTGACAATCTTCCTGCTGATAAGCGGGTATGGCGCCTTTGTCGGGGCCAACAAACAAAATCTGCACTTCGCTTTTATCGGCGGCATGACTGGCTTCGCTGCGACAGCAATCGGTGCTGTCGTAGCGATCGCGTTGCGAGACATCGCCGCCCGAACCCAAGACATCATGCTCGGCTTTGCCGCCGGGATGATGCTGGCCGCCAGTTCGTTTTCGCTGATTCTGCCGGGCATAGAAGCGGCTCAGGCGCTTTGCGATAACCAGTTGCTTGCGGCCTGCGTCGTTGTTGCAGGGTTGGGGTTGGGTGTCGCGCTGATGGTCGGTCTTGATCGTTTCGTCCCTCACGAACACGAGAAAAGCGGACGCCGTGGGCCGGCCGCGCAGCGCATCAATCGTGTCTGGTTGTTCGTGCTGGCAATCACATTGCATAACCTGCCGGAAGGCATGGCCATTGGCGTGAGCTTCGCCAACGGCGATATGAAGGTCGGACTGCCGCTGACCACTGCCATCGCCATTCAAGACATTCCCGAAGGTCTGGCAGTCGCCCTGGCATTACGCGTAACCGGCATCTCAGCGCTTCGCGCCGCGCTGATTGCGGTGGGTTCGGGGTTGATGGAACCGATTGGCGCCGTTGTCGGCTTGGGTATTTCCAGCAGCTTTGCGTTGGGATATCCCATTGCGCTCGGTCTGGCCGCCGGGGCGATGATTTTTGTGGTGTCCCATGAGGTCATTCCCGAGACTCATCGCAACGGTCATGAGACCCCGGCGACCTTGGGGCTGATGCTCGGTTTTGGGGTGATGATGTTTCTCGACACTGCTTTGGGTTAA